A window of Mesotoga infera contains these coding sequences:
- a CDS encoding YbaK/EbsC family protein — protein MIPEKVLAILKANDLKFYEFPEGTTPTATTAAKMLKVKVGQIAKSILFTCKSGRAYLVVCPGDRKVSLSKLKKIAGEKPRLADGTLTLRVTGFSLGGVCPFGLSGVKIIVDQSLQQYETVFPAAGTSGSAVETNFEELVSITGAEPADVSNPMS, from the coding sequence TCTACGAATTTCCCGAAGGGACTACACCCACAGCCACGACGGCTGCGAAGATGTTGAAGGTGAAAGTCGGCCAAATTGCGAAGTCGATTCTCTTCACCTGCAAAAGTGGTAGAGCTTATCTTGTAGTCTGCCCCGGTGATCGGAAGGTCTCGCTTTCTAAGTTGAAGAAGATAGCCGGTGAGAAACCTCGTCTGGCCGATGGGACCCTAACGCTTAGAGTGACTGGTTTCTCCCTAGGCGGAGTTTGCCCCTTTGGACTCTCAGGAGTCAAAATCATTGTCGACCAGTCTCTTCAACAGTATGAGACTGTTTTTCCTGCTGCGGGGACTTCCGGTTCCGCTGTCGAGACTAATTTCGAAGAACTTGTAAGTATAACAGGTGCCGAGCCAGCTGATGTAAGCAATCCCATGTCTTAA